In Candidatus Poribacteria bacterium, the genomic window TCACGACATCGGCTCCTCCGCCGCGCGGCGCAGGTTGGCGAGCTCCCGTCCCAGCAGCACCCGAAGCAGCCGCGTCGCGACGATCCGCTCCTCGCCCGGTCGCAGCGTCTGCGGGTTAATGTGGAACCCGTGCGGTCCGGCGGGAGAGACGACGACGGCGGGCGTGTCCGACAGCAGCGTGTCCATCAGTTCGTCACGCGACATCTCCAGCGCCTCTTCGTCGAGCGTCACTTTGACGCGCGGCATCGGTTGACCCGCCTCCGACGGGAAATCGCGCTCGGCGATGACGTGCTTGGCGCGCGAGAGCTCGTCGATGAAATACTGGACGGTCTCCTCGTACTGCCTCATCAAGCCTTCGTGGTCGAGGCTGAGGTACCACTTCACGGCGGCGTAGAGCCCCGCGAGCTCCTCCTTGCCCACCTTCGCGGGACGCCCGATGAACGGCTCCGGCGACGCATGGAACGCGGCGGCTTCGACGAGCGCCTTCTTGCCGACGATCAACCCCGTCGCCTGGGGTCCGCAGAGCCCCTTCCCGCCGCTGAAGATGGCGCAGTCGGCGTCCCACTTCGCCGTGAAGCGCCAGAGGTTCTCCGGCGGCGGAAGCTGCGCAGCGGCATCGACGATGACGGGAACCGCGTGGTCGTGGGCGATCTCGACGGCGCGCGGAACCGGGATGGAGCCGGAGGGCCCGTCGCCCTTGGGCGCGAGGAACACGGCGGCGGTCTTGCGCCCCAGCGCCCGACGGAGCTCGTCTTCGGTCGCCTGACGTTCGTCCCCGATGGCGACGATCTTGGCTCCTGTCTGGCGGATGGCGAACTCGAAGGGAACCGACGCGCAGCGCTGGACGATCA contains:
- a CDS encoding aminotransferase class V-fold PLP-dependent enzyme encodes the protein MLLGLPAGILSAGGGAPMAIYEELGITRIINGAATLTRLGGSIMPREVIGAMMEAANAYVDIEYLSERVGEEIAAMTGNEAAFVCASAAAGILLSVAGAMTGTDAAKRAQLPDASGMRDEVIVQRCASVPFEFAIRQTGAKIVAIGDERQATEDELRRALGRKTAAVFLAPKGDGPSGSIPVPRAVEIAHDHAVPVIVDAAAQLPPPENLWRFTAKWDADCAIFSGGKGLCGPQATGLIVGKKALVEAAAFHASPEPFIGRPAKVGKEELAGLYAAVKWYLSLDHEGLMRQYEETVQYFIDELSRAKHVIAERDFPSEAGQPMPRVKVTLDEEALEMSRDELMDTLLSDTPAVVVSPAGPHGFHINPQTLRPGEERIVATRLLRVLLGRELANLRRAAEEPMS